In the Nicotiana tabacum cultivar K326 chromosome 16, ASM71507v2, whole genome shotgun sequence genome, one interval contains:
- the LOC107805669 gene encoding 2-oxoisovalerate dehydrogenase subunit alpha 1, mitochondrial isoform X1 translates to MAILISRSRNFNHFLLSTRFRFLSRLNQTSSKTFSHHAKTSSFTTAAGGGFTKPTATFSGESAAVFRVERFQSNKTGEQLNTLYYEEDNHHQIIDENQVMDFPGGQLPITPQMKFIAESSEKRLPCYRVLDDDGYPIPGSIFEEVSKELAVKMYSSMVTLQVMDTIFYEAQRQGRLSFYLTTAGEEGINIASAAALSVDDFVLPQYREVGVILWRGFPLKDIANQLFGNKFDYGKGRQMPCHHGSNELNYLTISSPIATQIPQAAGVAYSLKMDKKEACAITYLGDGSTSEGDFHAALNFAAVLDAPVVFICRNNGWAISTPVNEQFRSDGVASKGQAYGIRSIRVDGNDVLATHSAIRAAREMAIKEQKPILVEAMTYRVAHHSTSDDSTKYRPVEEIEHWKTAKSPISRFRKWIQRNGWWNDENESELRGDTRKQVLQVMQAAEKVEKPPLTDLFTDVYDKVPLNLQEQHKFIRDAVKKSPREYPSDVPI, encoded by the exons ATGGCGATTTTGATATCAAGATCAAGAAACTTTAACCATTTTCTTCTAAGCACAAGGTTTCGTTTCTTATCACGCCTAAACCAAACAAGTTCAAAAACATTTTCCCACCATGCCAAAACTTCATCATTTACAACTGCAGCCGGCGGTGGTTTTACAAAGCCGACGGCGACATTTTCCGGCGAGTCTGCCGCCGTTTTCCGGGTAGAACGTTTCCAGTCCAATAAAACTGGAGAGCAACTAAATACACTCTACTATGAAGAAGATAACCATCACCAAATTATTGATGAAAATCAG GTCATGGATTTTCCTGGAGGGCAGCTTCCAATTACTCCTCAAATGAAATTTATTGCAGAGTCATCTGAAAAGAGGTTACCTTGTTATAGAGTCCTTGATGATGATGGCTATCCAATTCCAGGCAGCATTTTTGAGGAG GTGAGCAAAGAATTGGCTGTAAAAATGTATAGTTCAATGGTGACACTTCAAGTTATGGATACCATATTTTATGAAGCACAAAGGCAGGGGAGGTTATCTTTCTATCTCACTACTGCTGGAGAAGAAGGTATCAACATAGCATCTGCTGCTGCTCTCTCCGTCGATGACTTCGTCTTGCCTCAG TATAGGGAAGTAGGGGTTATCTTATGGCGGGGCTTCCCCCTGAAAGATATTGCCAATCAATTGTTCGGAAACAAGTTTGATTATGGAAAAGGAAGGCAAATGCCATGCCACCATGGTTCTAATGAGCTCAATTACTTAACTATTTCTTCGCCAATAGC GACACAGATTCCTCAGGCCGCGGGCGTTGCTTACTCTCTGAAAATGGATAAAAAGGAGGCTTGTGCTATTACTTATCTTGGAGATGGTAGCACCAGTGAG GGTGATTTTCATGCTGCTTTAAACTTTGCAGCGGTTTTGGACGCTCCTGTTGTCTTTATATGCCGCAACAATGGATGGGCCATTAGCACTCCTGTAAACGAACAATTTCGAA GTGATGGAGTTGCCTCAAAGGGTCAAGCCTATGGAATTAGAAGCATTCGTGTAGATGGCAATGATGTCTTGGCAACTCATAGTGCTATTCGTGCAGCTCGCGAAATGGCAATTAAGGAACAAAAGCCAATATTAGTAGAG GCCATGACTTATAGAGTAGCCCACCATTCAACATCTGATGATTCAACCAAGTATCGACCCGTCGAAGAAATAGAGCACTGGAAAACAGCAAAAAGTCCAATATCCAGATTCAGAAAATGGATTCAGAGAAATGGTTGGTGGAATGATGAAAATGAATCTGAACTTCGCGGAGACACCAGAAAACAG GTATTGCAAGTAATGCAAGCAGCAGAGAAGGTGGAGAAACCTCCATTGACAGATTTGTTTACGGATGTTTATGACAAAGTGCCATTAAATCTTCAAGAGCAACACAAGTTTATTAGGGATGCTGTAAAGAAATCTCCAAGAGAGTATCCTTCTGATGTTCCTATATAA
- the LOC107805669 gene encoding 2-oxoisovalerate dehydrogenase subunit alpha 1, mitochondrial isoform X2 produces the protein MGFLRILLSNSRLIHRIGNKQPVGKFHGALVGSSTSLLSFHRFESTNTLKLVQPSLFTENDDNDYFQVMDFPGGQLPITPQMKFIAESSEKRLPCYRVLDDDGYPIPGSIFEEVSKELAVKMYSSMVTLQVMDTIFYEAQRQGRLSFYLTTAGEEGINIASAAALSVDDFVLPQYREVGVILWRGFPLKDIANQLFGNKFDYGKGRQMPCHHGSNELNYLTISSPIATQIPQAAGVAYSLKMDKKEACAITYLGDGSTSEGDFHAALNFAAVLDAPVVFICRNNGWAISTPVNEQFRSDGVASKGQAYGIRSIRVDGNDVLATHSAIRAAREMAIKEQKPILVEAMTYRVAHHSTSDDSTKYRPVEEIEHWKTAKSPISRFRKWIQRNGWWNDENESELRGDTRKQVLQVMQAAEKVEKPPLTDLFTDVYDKVPLNLQEQHKFIRDAVKKSPREYPSDVPI, from the exons ATGGGATTCCTCAGAATCCTCCTCTCTAATTCTAGGCTAATTCATAGAATTGGTAATAAACAACCAGTTGGCAAATTCCATGGTGCACTTGTTGGTTCTTCAACAAGTCTTCTATCATTTCACCGGTTTGAGTCTACCAACACACTCAAATTAGTGCAACCTTCTCTCTTTACTGAAAATGATGATAATGATTATTTTCAG GTCATGGATTTTCCTGGAGGGCAGCTTCCAATTACTCCTCAAATGAAATTTATTGCAGAGTCATCTGAAAAGAGGTTACCTTGTTATAGAGTCCTTGATGATGATGGCTATCCAATTCCAGGCAGCATTTTTGAGGAG GTGAGCAAAGAATTGGCTGTAAAAATGTATAGTTCAATGGTGACACTTCAAGTTATGGATACCATATTTTATGAAGCACAAAGGCAGGGGAGGTTATCTTTCTATCTCACTACTGCTGGAGAAGAAGGTATCAACATAGCATCTGCTGCTGCTCTCTCCGTCGATGACTTCGTCTTGCCTCAG TATAGGGAAGTAGGGGTTATCTTATGGCGGGGCTTCCCCCTGAAAGATATTGCCAATCAATTGTTCGGAAACAAGTTTGATTATGGAAAAGGAAGGCAAATGCCATGCCACCATGGTTCTAATGAGCTCAATTACTTAACTATTTCTTCGCCAATAGC GACACAGATTCCTCAGGCCGCGGGCGTTGCTTACTCTCTGAAAATGGATAAAAAGGAGGCTTGTGCTATTACTTATCTTGGAGATGGTAGCACCAGTGAG GGTGATTTTCATGCTGCTTTAAACTTTGCAGCGGTTTTGGACGCTCCTGTTGTCTTTATATGCCGCAACAATGGATGGGCCATTAGCACTCCTGTAAACGAACAATTTCGAA GTGATGGAGTTGCCTCAAAGGGTCAAGCCTATGGAATTAGAAGCATTCGTGTAGATGGCAATGATGTCTTGGCAACTCATAGTGCTATTCGTGCAGCTCGCGAAATGGCAATTAAGGAACAAAAGCCAATATTAGTAGAG GCCATGACTTATAGAGTAGCCCACCATTCAACATCTGATGATTCAACCAAGTATCGACCCGTCGAAGAAATAGAGCACTGGAAAACAGCAAAAAGTCCAATATCCAGATTCAGAAAATGGATTCAGAGAAATGGTTGGTGGAATGATGAAAATGAATCTGAACTTCGCGGAGACACCAGAAAACAG GTATTGCAAGTAATGCAAGCAGCAGAGAAGGTGGAGAAACCTCCATTGACAGATTTGTTTACGGATGTTTATGACAAAGTGCCATTAAATCTTCAAGAGCAACACAAGTTTATTAGGGATGCTGTAAAGAAATCTCCAAGAGAGTATCCTTCTGATGTTCCTATATAA